Below is a genomic region from Gemmatimonadaceae bacterium.
CGTCTATCGTGAACGTCCCCGTCTTCTCCGACACCGAGAAATACGGGTGATCGAACACTAGAATCCATGCCTTCGACCATGGATGCAGGTCGCAGGTGACCTCCAGCTGCGCGGGCTTGTCCAGCAGCCGATCGAACGGCACGACTTCGCCATTGTCGTTGAACGGCGCGATGGCTTCGGTCTCACCGGTTCCAACATTGACGATGCGATTTCGGTGCATCGCCACATCCTCGCTCGCCATGTTGAGCGTGCCGGGGGCGAATACCGCCTGGACGCGCGGGCTGAGGAGGCAATCCGTGTTCACGAGCTCGAAGCGACGCTCGACGGGCAGACGCTTGCCGGCGCGGATGTCCGTAAGCCAGACCACAACGCCACCGATTCGTGTACCGGTACGCTGGATCGAGGGGTCGGTGATGGACCGGCCGCAACCCGGCTGATCCGTCGGCAGCGTGATGACGGAATCGGCGGGAACCGGACCGTCGAAATCGATCGTTCCGGTCAGGCGCGCACCGCCGGTGACCGTCATCTGCCTGTACGCCTCCGTTGGCGTCGAAACGACCGTCGGACGCGGAGCGACATCCCCTTCCTTCAGGCGCGCGGGCTGAGCCGCGTCGGCTTTCTTGTCGGTTGAACAGCCCGCCAGCAGTACGACGGACAACAGTAATGTGCCGGACAGACGCTGATTCATTCTTGATTTCGCTTGCATCGATGCGGTGTGGAGGGGCAACGGACGTGCCACGCCCACAACTACGGACAGTTATCTCTTCTCGTACACGCTTCGCCCGCCGAGCCATGTGGACATGACGCGGGTCTGAAGGATTTCGCTCGCGGGAACGGTCATGATGTCGCGATCGAGTACCACGAAGTCCGCGTATTTCCCGGGAGTGATGGAGCCCATCACGTTCTCCTGGAACGCGGCGTAGGCCGGCCAGATCGTCATGGACTCGAGCGCCTCCGAGCGCGTCATGATCTGATCGGGATACCATCCGCCGGGGGGCCAGTTCGACGCATCCTGCCGCGAGACGGCGGCGTGAAACGAGATGAGCGGGTTGACCTCTTCGACGGGGAAATCGCTCCCGTTCGGAATTATCACGCCGGTATTGAGGAGCGATCGCCACGCGTACGCTCCCTTGATCCGGTCGGGCCCGACACGTACTTCGGCCCAACGCATGTCGCTGGTCTGGTGACTCGCCTGCATTGACGCGATCACACCGAGGGTCGCGAACCGCGGGATGTCTTCGAGAGAGATGACCTGGGCGTGCTCGACGCGGAAGCGGTGGTCGGCAACGGGCACCGCTTTCAGCGCGGCATCGAAGGCGTCCAGTACGACGCGATTGCCGCGATCGCCGATGGCGTGCACTCCCACCTGGAATCCCTTGCGCAGCGCCAGAGTCGCCACGCGCTGGATGTGAGCCGTCGCGGAGACGAGCAGGCCGGTGTTGCCAGCGTCGTCAGCATACGGAGTGAGCAGCGCCGCGCCGCGGGAGCCGAGCGCGCCGTCGGCGTAGAGCTTGATGCTGCGAATCCAGACGCGCCCATCGTAGAGAGCGCTTTGCGGTCCGCGCGACATGTAGTGCATGATGGCGGCGCTGTCGTCGGATATCAGGACGTAGTTGCGCAGGTTGAAACGTCCCGCCCGCGCAAGCGACTCGTAGATGTCTATCGTGCTTCTGCTCGCGCCGGCATCGTGAATTCCGACGAGGCCCCACTTGTTCGCTTCGGCGATCGCCTCGAGAATCGCCTGCGTCGTCTGCGCGCGCGTCGCTCGAGGCACCGCGCGTCCCACGAGACCTTCGGCGTTGTCCACGAACACGCCGCTCGGGGACTTGTCCGGCATCCTGATGATGCGCCCACCGGAGGGATCAGGAGTCGCGGCCGTCACGTTGGCGGCGCGCATCGCCATCGCGTTTGCGAGAATCGCGTGGCCGTCTATGCGAACGAGGACCACAGGATTCTGCGGCACCGCGAGAGAGAGAGCTTCGTGCGTCGGGAACTGCTTGTCGGGCCACAGGTTCTGATCCCAGCCGCGCCCCTCGATCCATTCGCCCGGCTTCATCTGCTTCGCGCGCGCGACGACGCCGGCGATGACCTCGTCGTAGGATTTCGATCCTGCGAGCTGCACGTTTCGAAGCGACGTTCCGAGGCCGAGGAGGTGCGCGTGCGCGTCTACCATCCCGGGAATGACTGCGCCGCCTCCGGCATCTATCACACGTGTCCGCGGTCCCGCGAGTGAACGCACTTCGCGCTCGGAGCCGGCGAAGAGAATCCGTCCACCCTTCACGGCGAACGCGGAAACCATTGGGCGCCTCTCGTCCACCGTATAAACGCGTCCGTTGACGAGTATGAGGTCGGCGGAGCCGGAGGGACGCACCGCATTGGACGTGGCGGAAGCCTGCGCGATTGCCGGAGCGGGCGCCGCGGCGACCAGCGCGCAGATCAGAGCACGAAAAAGATTTGTCATTCGCATGTCGGGATTTTGGCTCCGGGACGGAGCGATTGCCAGATCACGCGCGGCAAAGCTTTGCCATAATTTCCATGATGCTCATCAGCAAGAGGAGCGCGGTGGCGCTCGCCGCGACAGTGATTGCGGGCGGCGGTCTCGCCTGCGCGAGGCTGCCGGGAGCACTGCCGACGCCGGCGACGGTGTGGCTCGTGCCCGCGCCCGGCGCGCGCGACGCGCTCACGGCGAGCGGATCGGTG
It encodes:
- a CDS encoding amidohydrolase — protein: MTNLFRALICALVAAAPAPAIAQASATSNAVRPSGSADLILVNGRVYTVDERRPMVSAFAVKGGRILFAGSEREVRSLAGPRTRVIDAGGGAVIPGMVDAHAHLLGLGTSLRNVQLAGSKSYDEVIAGVVARAKQMKPGEWIEGRGWDQNLWPDKQFPTHEALSLAVPQNPVVLVRIDGHAILANAMAMRAANVTAATPDPSGGRIIRMPDKSPSGVFVDNAEGLVGRAVPRATRAQTTQAILEAIAEANKWGLVGIHDAGASRSTIDIYESLARAGRFNLRNYVLISDDSAAIMHYMSRGPQSALYDGRVWIRSIKLYADGALGSRGAALLTPYADDAGNTGLLVSATAHIQRVATLALRKGFQVGVHAIGDRGNRVVLDAFDAALKAVPVADHRFRVEHAQVISLEDIPRFATLGVIASMQASHQTSDMRWAEVRVGPDRIKGAYAWRSLLNTGVIIPNGSDFPVEEVNPLISFHAAVSRQDASNWPPGGWYPDQIMTRSEALESMTIWPAYAAFQENVMGSITPGKYADFVVLDRDIMTVPASEILQTRVMSTWLGGRSVYEKR